GGGATCCGGCGCGACGAACGGAACAGCACGCCGCGCTCGATGCGGATCTCGGCGTCGTCGATGACGTAGCGCGTGAACAGCCAGCTGACGTAGCCCGCCAGCACGCCGACCACGAACCCGCCCGGTACCGCCAGCAGCTTCCACCACTGGGGGTCCTGGACGTCGAAGACCTGCCAGGCGACGGCCACCGCGACGCCCGCACCCCAGATGAGCCCTTGCAGCAGTGCGGTCAGGGGGTGGGTGCGGTGCGCGTCAGACGCCGGCGCCATGGCTCTCGCCCAGATCGGTGAGCCGGTCACGCAGGCGGGCCGCCTCGTCCAGGGGGACGCCGGGGATCGCGGCGGCCGTGGCGGTCGAGGCGGTGTGCAGGGTGACCGTGCCGAACCCGAACCAGCGCGCGAGGGGACCGGACTCGACGTCGACGAACTGCATGCGGCCGTAGGGGACCACCACGAGTCGGCGGAACATGATGCCGCCGCGCACCAGGAAGTCGTCCTCGGCCTCGGCGTAGCCCCAGCTGCGACGGTTGCGCGGCGCCCACCACCAGACCCATGCGGTCAGACCGACGCCGATGACGGCCGGGACCCACAGCACCGGCTCCCACGCGCCGGCGGCGTCGGCGAACACCAGCCACAGGCCGAGCGACACGAGCACCAGGACCACTCCCGTGATGGTGCCGATGAGACCGCGTACCGTCGCGAGTCGGGACGAGACCGGGGTCCACTGACCCTCGGTGCTGGTGAACAGGTCCTGACGCATGACGTACACCCTAGGGGGCGCGACGCGCGAGGGCGGTTGACCCTTCCGTATGGGCGGTGAGACACTGATAGACGCAGCCTTCGGGCTGCAACACCACCTGATTTCCCTGCTGAAGGATCACCATGGCCAAAGCCCTGTACGGCTACCTCGGCGGCCCGTCCCCGGAGCACGCCCACGAGGTCGCAGTCCTGCGCCGCCGCATCGGAGACCTCGAGAACGAGGTCCTGCGACTGAAGGCCGAGAACGACGGCCTGCTGGCTCGCCTCGCCGAGACCGCCCACGACGGCGATCTGGCCGAGCTGCTCGAGTCCGCATCGCGCTGACCTGCGGCGTTTCCCCTGCGGTGGCCCCCACCGCAGGCACTAGGCTGACGTCGTGTACCTGAAGACCCTGACGCTGCGGGGATTCAAGTCGTTCGCCTCGTCGACGACTCTGGCCCTCGAACCGGGCATCACCGCGGTCGTCGGCCCCAACGGCTCCGGCAAGTCCAATGTCGTCGACGCCTTGTCCTGGGTCATGGGCGAGCAGGGCGCCAAGACCCTGCGCGGCGGCAAGATGGAGGACGTCATCTTCGCCGGCACCGCCGGTCGCGCCCCGTTGGGCCGCGCCGAGGTCGTGCTGACGATCGACAACACCGACGGCGCGCTGCCGATCGAGTACTCCGAGGTCACGATCAGCCGCACGATGTTCCGCAGCGGCGGCTCCGAGTACGCCATCAACGGCAACACCTGCCGGCTGCTCGACGTCCAGGAGCTGCTGAGCGACTCCGGCATCGGCCGCGAGATGCACGTCATCGTCGGCCAGGGACAGCTCGACTCGGTCCTGCGGGCCACGCCCGAGGAGCGCCGCGGCTTCGTCGAGGAGGCCGCCGGCGTCCTGAAGCACCGCAAGCGCAAGGAGAAGGCGCTCCGCAAGCTCGACGCGACGCAGGACAACCTGACCCGCCTCAACGACGTGCTGACCGAGCTGCGCCGCCAGCTCAAGCCCCTGGGTCGCCAGGCCGAGGTCGCGCGCCGGGCCGCCGGCATCCAGGCCACCGTCCGTGACGCCCGCGCCCGCCTGCTGGCCGATGACATCGTCGCCGCCCGCACCACCATCGAGACCGAGCTGGCCGACGAGCACGCCCTGCGCACCCGCCGCGAGGAGGTCGAGAAGGCTCTCGCCGAGGCCCGTCAGGTCGAGACCGAGCTCGAACAGGCGCTGGCCGCTGACGCCCCGTTGCTGGCCCGCGCCCGTGACACCGTCTACGCGCTGGGCAGCCTGCGCGAGCGGTTCAACGGCACCGCCAACCTGGCGCGCGACCGCATCCGGCTCGCTGCCGACGCCACCGACGACCGGGTCGACGGCCGCGACCCCGAGGAGCTGGAGGCCGACGCGCGGCGCGCCCAGGAGCGCCTCGTCGAGCTCGAGGCCGACGTCGCGACGTCCGGCGAAGGACTGAAGGAGGCCGTCGCCGCCCGTGGCGAGGCCGAGCAGGCGTACTCCACCGAGGAGCGGCGCATCGCCGGGCTGCTGCGCGCGGCTGCCGACCGTCGTGAGGGCTTGGCCCGGCTGCACGGCCAGGTCAACGGTCTCAAGAGCCGCGCCGCCGCGGCCGACGAGGAGATCGGTCGACTGACGGCTGCCCAGGCCGAGGCCCGCCAGCGCGCCGACGACTCCCAGCACGAGTTCAGCGCTCTCGAGAGCACGATCGCGGGCCTGAGCGCCGGCGAGTCCGGCCTCGACGAGGAGCTGGAGGACGCCGAGGAGGTGCTCGCCCGCGCCGAGGCCGAGGAAGCCGAGATCGCCACCCGCCGGGGCGAGCTGGAGCGTCGGCTCGCGACGGCCACCGCCCGCAAGGAGGCGCTCGAGCTGGGCCTCAACCGCAAGGACGGGTCCGGTGCCCTGCTGGCCGCGTCCGACCGGCTCAACGGCGTCCTGGGTTCGCTCGCCGCGCTCATCACCGTCACCGGGGGCCATGAGGCCGCGGTCGGTGCCGCGCTCGGCTCGGCCGCCGATGCCGTGGCGGTCGACCGCGTCGACTCCGCGATCGACGCTCTGCACCTGTTGCGCGAGGAGGACCTGGGCCGGGCCGGCCTGCTGCTGGGCTCGGGCGACGTCTCCACCGACGACTGGCCGGCGCTGCCCGCCGGCGCCGTCTACGCCGAGTCGCTCGTCGAGGCGCCCGCCGAGCTGCGCGGCTCGATGCGTCGGCTGCTACACAAGGTGGCCGTCGTCGAGGACCTCGCCGCCGCGAAGCGTCTCGTGGCCGACCTGCCCGACGTCACCGCGGTCACCGCCGCCGGCGACCGGATCGGGGCGCACTTCGCCGAGGGCGGCTCCACGTCGACGCCCAGCCTGATCGAGGTCACGGCCGCGATCGACGAGGCCACCGACACGATCGAGCGCACCGGACGCGAGCTGGAGACGCTGCGCTTCGAGACCGAGAAGGCCAAGGCGGCCACCCAGGCTGCCCAGGACCGCGTCGACGCCGCGCTGGCGCGCCTGCACGAGTCCGACGCGTCGATGTCTGCCGTCGCCGAGAAGCTGGCCCAGCTGGGCACCACGAGCCGCTCGGCAGCCGCCGAGGCCGACCGCCTGCAGGCCGCGATCGTCGCCGCCGAGGAGGCGCGCGACCGCGACGTCGCCGGTCTCGCCGAGCTGGAGGAGCGCCTGGCCGCCGCACAGGAGGCGCCCGACGAGGAGCCCGACACGACCGAGCTCGAGCAGTTGGCCGAGCGCGCCTCGGCCAGCCGTCGGGCCGAGATGGACGCGCGGCTGGCGCTGCGCACCGCCGAGGAGCGGGCCAAGGCACTGACGGCGCAGGTCGCCTCCCTGCTGCAGGCCGCCGAGGCCGAGCGCGAGGCGCGGGAGCGTGCCCGACTGCGGGCCGAGCGACGTCGTCGCGAGGCCGAGACGGCCACGGACGTGCTGCGTGCCGCCGAGATCACCATGCAGCGGCTGCAGCAGTCGCACGACGAGGCCACCCGCACCCGCATCGAGATCGAGCAGTCGCGGGCCGACCGCGAGCAGCGCCTCAAGGAGGCCCGCTCGACCGTCCGTGGCCTGTCGTCGGACCTCGAGGGCCTGACCGACTCGGTGCACAAGGACGAGATGGCCCGTGCGCAACTGCGGCTGCGCCTCGAGGGCCTGCAGGAGCGGGCCCTGGAGGAGCTGGGCATCGATCCCGACACCCTCGTGGCCGAGTACGGACCCGACCAGCTGATCCCGCCGATCGGTGGCGACGACACCGACGAGGCCCCGTCGATCCCGTTCGACCGCGCCGAGCAGGCCAAGCGCCTCAAGACCGCCGAGCGTGAGCTGGCGATGCTGGGCAAGGTCAACCCGCTGGCGCTCGAGGAGTTCTCCGCGCTGGAGGAGCGCCACCAGTTCCTCTCCGAGCAGCTCGATGACCTGAGGAAGACCCGCGAGGACCTGCTGGGCATCGTCTCGGACGTCGACGCCCAGGTCGAGCGCGTGTTCACCGAGGCGTGGGCCGACGTCGAGCGCGAGTTCGACGACGTCTTCTCGCGGCTGTTCCCCGGTGGCGAGGGCCGCCTGATCCTGACCGATCCGTCCGACATGCTCGCGACCGGCATCGACGTCGAGGCGCGGCCGCCGGGCAAGAAGGTCAAGCGGCTGTCGCTGCTGTCCGGTGGTGAGCGCTCACTGGTCGCCGTGGCGTTCCTCGTGGCGCTGTTCAAGGCCCGGCCCAGCCCGTTCTACATCCTCGACGAGGTCGAGGCCGCCCTGGACGACACCAACCTGGGCCGCCTGCTGGAGATCTACGAGGAGTTGCGCACCAACTCCCAGCTCATCGTCATCACCCACCAGAAGCGCACGATGGAGGTGGCCGACGCGCTCTACGGCGTCTCGATGCGAGGCGACGGCGTCTCGGCCGTCATCAGTCAGCGCATGCGCGAGGAGGCATCAGCGTGACCCTGGCCGAGTATCGCGGCACCTACACGATCTCGACCCGTTGGGAGGACGAGGACGTCTACGGCCACGTCAACAACGTCAAGTACTACTCGTACTTCGACACGGCCGTGAACGGCTACCTGATCCGCGAGACCGGGATCGACATCCGGACCCTGCCGGCCTACGGCATCGTCGCGGAGTCCTCGTGCCGGTTCCAGCGTGAGCTGAAGTTCCCGCTCGACGTCGTCGCGGGCCTCAAGGTCACCAAGCTGGGCAACTCCAGCGTCGTGTACGAGATCGCCCTGTTCCAGGGCGACGAGCCCGAGCCGGCTGCCGTCGGCCGGTTCGTGCACGTGTACGTCACCGGGTCGGACCGCAAGGTCACACCCGTTCCCGCGCAGATCCGCGCGGTGCTGGAGCCGCTCGCCGGCTGAGTCAGCCCGCGGTCGTGCGGTAGTGCAGCCAGCTGCGGCGCAGCCGCCGGGCGACCTCCTCGATCGTCTCGACATCGGTCAGGTGCTCGCGCGAGAGGTCGGCGCGGACCGCGTCGACGTGATCGAACTCGCGGGCGGTCTCGAGGGTCTCCTCGCACTCGCCGGGCGAGCGGTTGAGCGCGATCTCGTCGTGGCTGCGCACGTCGAAGCCCGTGCGGTGCGAGTCGGCCAGCAGGCGCAACCGCTCGGGATCCATCGTGACGAACGGGTCGAGCGGACGCGGGTTGCCGGCCCGGTCGCCGCGATTGCCCAGGGTCAGCACCGCGGGCTCGTCGGGAGGTGTCACCTCGTCGTGGAGGGTCACCGCCGTCAGGGTCCGCATCGGGCGGTTGCCGCGCGCCAGCACCAACCGGCGCACCAGCTCGAGGCGCGTCGCGCGATAGACGTCGGCGCCCCGGGCGGCGACCTCGGCCACGACGTCCGGGTCGGGGGAGAGCAGGACGGTCGGGTCGGGGTGCGAGACGACGCGCGGGTGCGGGTTCTCGATGTAGATGACGGTCGGGTCGATCGTCGCCCAGCGGCGAGCGACGAGCCGAGCACGACCGCTGGCGACGTCGTCCTGACGGCGCCGGGTCAGGGTGGGAGAGACCCACGGCTCGAGCTCGGCCGGCCACGGCGCGGTGGCGTCCGGACAGGTCACCAGCACCTCGGCGTCGGCCACCGCGTCGGCCAGCGATCTGTGCCGTGAATCAGCGAAAAAAGTGATGTCAGCCACATCAAAGGCGGCTCCCGCGGTGATGTACGCCACTGCGTCCTCGTGCACCCCCTCACGGTAGTGCTCAACGGTCGTTTCGTGACCCCTGCGCGACCTACCATCACCGTGGAGTCACAACGTCGTGACTCATGGATCTGAAGGGACCAGTGTGGATACAGCACTCGACCTCGCGCGGTGGCAGTTCGGCATCACGACCGTCTACCACTTCCTCTTCGTCCCGATGACGATCAGCATGGCGTTCCTCGTCGCCATCATGCAGACCGTCTGGTGGAAGACCGGCAACGAGCGGTGGCTCAAGCTGACCCGCTTCTTCGGCAAGCTCTTCCTCATCAACTTCGCCATGGGCGTCGTGACCGGCATCGTGCAGGAGTTCCAGTTCGGCATGAACTGGAGCAGCTACTCCCGCTTCGTCGGCGACATCTTCGGTGCGCCGCTGGCGATCGAGGGCCTGCTGGCCTTCTTCCTCGAGTCGACGTTCCTGGGCCTGTGGATCTTCGGCTGGGACCGGCTCAAGCCCGGCCTGCACCTCATGACGATCTGGATCGCCGCGATCGGCACCGCACTGTCGGCCTACTTCATCCTGGCCGCCAACTCCTTCATGCAGAACCCGGTCGGGTTCACGATGAACGAGGAGCGGGGCCGCGCCGAGCTGACCGACTTCATGGCGGTGCTGACCAACAAGGTCGCCCTGATCACCGTGCCGCACACCCTGTTCGCGGCCTTCATGGTCGGTGGCGGCTTCGTCGCGGCCGTCGCCATGTGGCACCTGCTGCGCCGGCCCGAGCAGGACGTCGAGGCGTTCCGCAGTGCCGCCAAGCTCGGTGCGGTCACCCTCCTGATCGCCGGCATCGGCGTCGTCCTCACCGGCGACATCCAGGGCAAGATCATGACCGAGGTCCAGCCCATGAAGATGGCGGCCGCCGAGGCGCTCTACGAGGACGCCGACTCGAACGCGCCGTTCTCGGTGTTCACCGTCGGTACGCTCGACGGCACCAAGCCGCTGTTCAGCATCGAGGTGCCGGGCCTGCTGTCGCAGCTGGCCACGGGCAGCTTCGACGGCGAGGTGCGCGGCATCAACTCCCTCAACGAGGAGTACGCCACGAAGTACGCCGACTCCGGCATCACCGACTTCGCGCCGAACATCCCCGTCACGTACTGGAGCTTCCGCCTGATGATGGGTCTGGGCTTCGCCGCGATGGCGGCCAGCGCCTGGATCCTGTGGGTGCTGCGCAAGGGCCGCGTCCCGAACCCCGCCGCGCGCTCGACCCGTTGGCTGCTCTGGACCGCGCTGGTGCTGCCGCTGATGCCGCTGTTCGCGAACTCCTTCGGCTGGATCTTCACCGAGATGGGTCGCCAGCCGTGGGTCGTCTTCGGCCTCATGTCCACCGAGACGGGCGTCTCGCCGTCCGTCTCCTCCGCCCAGGTCTGGACCTCGATGATCGGCTTCACGCTGCTCTACGGCGCCCTGGCCGTCGTCGAGGTCAAGCTGCTGCTGACCTTCATCGGCAAGGGCCTGCCGGAGGCGAACCCGCCCCAGCTCGACGACGACTCCGACGCCCCGCTGGCGTTCGCATACTGAGGAGCACGACATGGAACTCACCACCGTCTGGTTCATCCTGATCGGCGTCCTGTTCGTCGGCTACTTCGTCCTCGAGGGCTTCGACTTCGGGGTCGGCATGCTCGTCGGCCTGCTGGCCAAGGACGAGAAGGAGCGCCGCGTCCTCATCAACACCATCGGCCCCCTGTGGGACGGCAACGAGGTCTGGCTCCTGGTCGGCGGCGGCGCGCTGTTCGCCGCCTTCCCCGAGTGGTACGCCACCTTGTTCAGCGGGTTCTACCTGCCGCTGTTCCTCATCCTCGTCGCGCTGATCATCCGCGGCGTGGCCTTCGAGTACCGCGGCAAGCGCGACGACCAGGCCTGGCGTGACCGCTGGGACTGGGCCATCATCATCGGCTCGTTCCTGCCCGCCCTGCTGTGGGGCGTTGCCTTCGCGAACATCATCCGTGGCGTCCCGATCGACTCCTCGCACGAGTACGTCGGCGGGTTCTTCAACCTGCTGAACCCGTACGCGCTGCTCGGCGGCCTGCTCACGACCACGGTCTTCCTGGTCCACGGTGCGGTCTTCGTCGCACTCAAGACCGTCGGCGACATCCGCGAGCGCGCCCACGTGTTCGCCCAGAAGGTCGGCGCCGTCGCAGCGGTCCTCGCCGTGCTCTTCATCGGCTGGACGGCCATCCGCGACGGTGACCTGGCGGTCTGGTTGATCGGCGCCGTGGCGGCGGTCGCGTTCCTCGGCGGGCTGGCGGCCAGCCGGGCAGGCCGCGACGGCTGGGCCTTCATCGGCACGGCGGTCGCGATCGCCGGGGTCGTCACGATGCTGTTCGTCGCGCTGTTCCCCGACGTCATGCCCTCGAGCCTGGACGCCGCGTACAGCCTGAACACCGAGAACGCGTCTTCGACGCCGTACACGCTGAAGATCATGACCTGGGTGGCCGTGGCCTTCGTGCCCATCGTGCTGATGTACCAGTCCTGGTCGTACTGGGTGTTCCGCAAGCGCATCGGCGTGCAGCACATCCCGGCATGAAGCCCCTGGACCCCCGGCTGGTCCGCCGTTCGAGCACCGTCCGCACCCATCTGGTGTGGTCGGTGCTCCTCGGCGTCCTGACGGCCCTGCTGGTCATCGGCGTCTCGTGGTGTGTCGCCGAGGTCGTCGCCCGGCGCTTCGACGGCGACGAGGTGCTGCTGTTCCCGATCGCCATCGCGGCTGCCTTCGGGCTGCGTGCGGCGATCGCCTGGGCGCACGGGGTGGTCAGCGAGCGCGCTGCCATCCGGGTGAAGGCCGAGCTGCGGGCCGAGGTGGTCGACGACCTCCTCGACCCGCGGCGGGTCGGCCCGCGCCCCGAGAGCGGTCGACTGGTGGCCCTGCTCGGACCGGGCATGGACGCCTTCGACGGGTACGTCGGGCGTTTCCTGCCGCAGCTGGGGCTCGCCGCGATCGTGCCCGCCGCCGTCGTGGCGTCGATCGCGTGGGTCGATCTGCTGTCGGCCGTCATCATCGTGGTGACGCTGCCGTTGATCGGGCTGTTCATGTGGCTCGTCGGCGTCCTGACCCGGGACCGGGTCACCCGCCGGTGGGCCGCGATGGAGCGCCTCGCCCGGCACTTCACCGACGTGCTCGACGGCCTGGTCGTGCTCAAGGTGTTCGGGCGTCGCCAGGAGCAGGGCATCCGCGAGGTCGGGGACCGGCATCGCGTCGAGACGATGCGCGCCCTGCGGCTGGCCTTCCTGTCCTCGCTCGTCCTCGAGCTCATCTCGACGATCTCGGTCGCGCTCGTGGCCGTCAGCGTGGGGCTGCGCGTCGTCGACGGAGGACTGGGCCTGCGTGACGCGATGTTCGTGCTGCTGCTGGCGCCGGAGGCGTACCTGCCGGTGCGCCGGGTCGGGATGATGTTCCACGACAGCACGGAGGGCGCCACCGCGACCGCCGAGCTGCTGGACCTGCTCGACCACGACCGCCACCACGGCACCGTCGCCCCGCCGACGGCACCTGCACCGATCGCGGTGCGGGGAGCCCGCCTGACGCATCCCGGCCGCACCGCCGTGTCGCTGGCCGTGGACGACCTGCACGTCGCACCGGGGGAGTTCGTCGCGGTCGTCGGTCCCTCCGGTGGCGGCAAGTCGACCCTGTTGGACGTCCTGCTGGGCTTCGAGCGCCTGGACGACGGTGAGGTCACCGTCGGCGGCACGTCGCTGGCCGACCTCGACGTGGCCGCGTGGCGCGAGTCCGTCGCCTGGGTGCCCCAGACGCCGCATCTGGTCGGTGGCACCCTCGCCGACAACGTCGCCCTCGGCCAGCCCGGCGCCGATCGCGCCGAGATCGCCGCCGCGACGCGGGACGCCGGCCTGGACCTGGATCTCGATCGGGTCGTCCGCGAAGGCACGACCGACCTGTCGGCGGGGGAGCGTCGCCGTCTCGCCGTGGCCCGGGCCCTGTTGCGGGTCCGCCGTCGTGGAGCGTGGCTGGTCCTGCTGGACGAGCCCACCGCCGGGCTCGACGCCCACCACGAGGCCCAGGTGCTCGAGGCGCTGCGTGCCTCGGGCGGAACCGTCCTGGTGGTGACACACCGGCCCGAGTCGGTCGCCGCCGCCGATCGCGTCGTGGAGGTCGCGTCATGAGCCGCACGTATCCCCGCCGGGCGCGCCTGGCGTACGGCGTCACCATGGGAGTCGCCGCCCAGCTGGCCGCCGTCGGCCTGCTGCTGGCCTCGGCCTGGCTCATCGTCCGCGCGGCCGAGCAGCCGCCGGTCCTGTACCTCATGGTCGCGATCGTCTCGGTGCGCTTCTTCGGCATCTCGCGCTCGGTGCTGCGGTACCTCGAGCGGCTCGCGACCCACGACGTCGCTCTGGCCGACGCGGTCGAGCAGCGCGTCACGACGTACGTCGCTCTGGACCGTGCGGCTCCCGCCGGTCTGGGCGGCCTGCGCCGGGGCGACCTGGTCAGCCGCGTCGTCGCCGATGTCGCCCGGATGCAGGACCGGCTGCTGCGTCTGCGCGTGCCGTGGTGGGTCGGCCTCGTGGCGACCCTCGTGGTCGTGGGCGTGGTGGGCGTCCTCGACGCGCGCTCCGGCCTCGTGATCCTCGCCGGCGTCGCCGTCTGCGCGATCGCCTTGCGCCGCCTCGTGCCGCTGGTCGGGGCTCGCCGCAGCGGCCGGGCCGAGGCCCAGGGCCGACTGTCGGCCGAGGTCGCGGCGTCGGCGGTCGCAGCCCGCGAGCTGGTCGCGTTCGGTGCTGCCGACGAGGCGCGCGCCAAGGCCCGGGCCGCCACGCAGGACGCGCAGTCGGCACAGTCCGGCGGTGCGAGCGTCGCCGGGATGGGCTCGGCGATCGTGCTGGCCGTCGCCGGCCTGACCGTCGCCCTCCTGGCCGCGTGGTCGGCCGGGATCGACCCCGTCGTCATCGGCGTCATCCTCCTGGCGCCCATCGCGCTGGTCGAGCCGTGGGACGGTTGGTCCGAGGCCGAGCGGCTCCGACCCGAGATCGCGGCCGCGGGGGAGAGGCTGGCGGCACTGGCCGCGCTGTCGAACCCGGTCGTGGATCCCGAACGCCCCGCGGATCTGCCCGACGCCTACGACCTCGTCGTGGACGACGTCGTCGTCGGCTGGGAGGGGCCGGTGACCGCACCGATCTCGTTCCGCGTGGGCGAGGGCGAGGTCGTCGCCGTCACCGGGCCCAGCGGGGTCGGCAAGTCGACACTCGCCTACGC
Above is a window of Aeromicrobium senzhongii DNA encoding:
- a CDS encoding PH domain-containing protein; this translates as MRQDLFTSTEGQWTPVSSRLATVRGLIGTITGVVLVLVSLGLWLVFADAAGAWEPVLWVPAVIGVGLTAWVWWWAPRNRRSWGYAEAEDDFLVRGGIMFRRLVVVPYGRMQFVDVESGPLARWFGFGTVTLHTASTATAAAIPGVPLDEAARLRDRLTDLGESHGAGV
- a CDS encoding acyl-CoA thioesterase is translated as MTLAEYRGTYTISTRWEDEDVYGHVNNVKYYSYFDTAVNGYLIRETGIDIRTLPAYGIVAESSCRFQRELKFPLDVVAGLKVTKLGNSSVVYEIALFQGDEPEPAAVGRFVHVYVTGSDRKVTPVPAQIRAVLEPLAG
- the cydC gene encoding thiol reductant ABC exporter subunit CydC, producing the protein MSRTYPRRARLAYGVTMGVAAQLAAVGLLLASAWLIVRAAEQPPVLYLMVAIVSVRFFGISRSVLRYLERLATHDVALADAVEQRVTTYVALDRAAPAGLGGLRRGDLVSRVVADVARMQDRLLRLRVPWWVGLVATLVVVGVVGVLDARSGLVILAGVAVCAIALRRLVPLVGARRSGRAEAQGRLSAEVAASAVAARELVAFGAADEARAKARAATQDAQSAQSGGASVAGMGSAIVLAVAGLTVALLAAWSAGIDPVVIGVILLAPIALVEPWDGWSEAERLRPEIAAAGERLAALAALSNPVVDPERPADLPDAYDLVVDDVVVGWEGPVTAPISFRVGEGEVVAVTGPSGVGKSTLAYALARLLPTWQGDIVLGGVPTRDILAADVRRRVGYLGQDDAVFDTSVRENLRIADPDADDDRLRAALASAGLLAAVDAMPQGLDTSVGEHGGRLSGGERQRLCLARLLLADHRVLVLDEPTEHLDAPTAAALMDDVLALAGPGGRSLVVISHSPSVLARFASVIEVRPADRPVVTHAVPV
- the smc gene encoding chromosome segregation protein SMC, whose protein sequence is MYLKTLTLRGFKSFASSTTLALEPGITAVVGPNGSGKSNVVDALSWVMGEQGAKTLRGGKMEDVIFAGTAGRAPLGRAEVVLTIDNTDGALPIEYSEVTISRTMFRSGGSEYAINGNTCRLLDVQELLSDSGIGREMHVIVGQGQLDSVLRATPEERRGFVEEAAGVLKHRKRKEKALRKLDATQDNLTRLNDVLTELRRQLKPLGRQAEVARRAAGIQATVRDARARLLADDIVAARTTIETELADEHALRTRREEVEKALAEARQVETELEQALAADAPLLARARDTVYALGSLRERFNGTANLARDRIRLAADATDDRVDGRDPEELEADARRAQERLVELEADVATSGEGLKEAVAARGEAEQAYSTEERRIAGLLRAAADRREGLARLHGQVNGLKSRAAAADEEIGRLTAAQAEARQRADDSQHEFSALESTIAGLSAGESGLDEELEDAEEVLARAEAEEAEIATRRGELERRLATATARKEALELGLNRKDGSGALLAASDRLNGVLGSLAALITVTGGHEAAVGAALGSAADAVAVDRVDSAIDALHLLREEDLGRAGLLLGSGDVSTDDWPALPAGAVYAESLVEAPAELRGSMRRLLHKVAVVEDLAAAKRLVADLPDVTAVTAAGDRIGAHFAEGGSTSTPSLIEVTAAIDEATDTIERTGRELETLRFETEKAKAATQAAQDRVDAALARLHESDASMSAVAEKLAQLGTTSRSAAAEADRLQAAIVAAEEARDRDVAGLAELEERLAAAQEAPDEEPDTTELEQLAERASASRRAEMDARLALRTAEERAKALTAQVASLLQAAEAEREARERARLRAERRRREAETATDVLRAAEITMQRLQQSHDEATRTRIEIEQSRADREQRLKEARSTVRGLSSDLEGLTDSVHKDEMARAQLRLRLEGLQERALEELGIDPDTLVAEYGPDQLIPPIGGDDTDEAPSIPFDRAEQAKRLKTAERELAMLGKVNPLALEEFSALEERHQFLSEQLDDLRKTREDLLGIVSDVDAQVERVFTEAWADVEREFDDVFSRLFPGGEGRLILTDPSDMLATGIDVEARPPGKKVKRLSLLSGGERSLVAVAFLVALFKARPSPFYILDEVEAALDDTNLGRLLEIYEELRTNSQLIVITHQKRTMEVADALYGVSMRGDGVSAVISQRMREEASA
- the cydD gene encoding thiol reductant ABC exporter subunit CydD, with translation MKPLDPRLVRRSSTVRTHLVWSVLLGVLTALLVIGVSWCVAEVVARRFDGDEVLLFPIAIAAAFGLRAAIAWAHGVVSERAAIRVKAELRAEVVDDLLDPRRVGPRPESGRLVALLGPGMDAFDGYVGRFLPQLGLAAIVPAAVVASIAWVDLLSAVIIVVTLPLIGLFMWLVGVLTRDRVTRRWAAMERLARHFTDVLDGLVVLKVFGRRQEQGIREVGDRHRVETMRALRLAFLSSLVLELISTISVALVAVSVGLRVVDGGLGLRDAMFVLLLAPEAYLPVRRVGMMFHDSTEGATATAELLDLLDHDRHHGTVAPPTAPAPIAVRGARLTHPGRTAVSLAVDDLHVAPGEFVAVVGPSGGGKSTLLDVLLGFERLDDGEVTVGGTSLADLDVAAWRESVAWVPQTPHLVGGTLADNVALGQPGADRAEIAAATRDAGLDLDLDRVVREGTTDLSAGERRRLAVARALLRVRRRGAWLVLLDEPTAGLDAHHEAQVLEALRASGGTVLVVTHRPESVAAADRVVEVAS
- a CDS encoding cytochrome ubiquinol oxidase subunit I; the encoded protein is MDTALDLARWQFGITTVYHFLFVPMTISMAFLVAIMQTVWWKTGNERWLKLTRFFGKLFLINFAMGVVTGIVQEFQFGMNWSSYSRFVGDIFGAPLAIEGLLAFFLESTFLGLWIFGWDRLKPGLHLMTIWIAAIGTALSAYFILAANSFMQNPVGFTMNEERGRAELTDFMAVLTNKVALITVPHTLFAAFMVGGGFVAAVAMWHLLRRPEQDVEAFRSAAKLGAVTLLIAGIGVVLTGDIQGKIMTEVQPMKMAAAEALYEDADSNAPFSVFTVGTLDGTKPLFSIEVPGLLSQLATGSFDGEVRGINSLNEEYATKYADSGITDFAPNIPVTYWSFRLMMGLGFAAMAASAWILWVLRKGRVPNPAARSTRWLLWTALVLPLMPLFANSFGWIFTEMGRQPWVVFGLMSTETGVSPSVSSAQVWTSMIGFTLLYGALAVVEVKLLLTFIGKGLPEANPPQLDDDSDAPLAFAY
- the cydB gene encoding cytochrome d ubiquinol oxidase subunit II, with amino-acid sequence MELTTVWFILIGVLFVGYFVLEGFDFGVGMLVGLLAKDEKERRVLINTIGPLWDGNEVWLLVGGGALFAAFPEWYATLFSGFYLPLFLILVALIIRGVAFEYRGKRDDQAWRDRWDWAIIIGSFLPALLWGVAFANIIRGVPIDSSHEYVGGFFNLLNPYALLGGLLTTTVFLVHGAVFVALKTVGDIRERAHVFAQKVGAVAAVLAVLFIGWTAIRDGDLAVWLIGAVAAVAFLGGLAASRAGRDGWAFIGTAVAIAGVVTMLFVALFPDVMPSSLDAAYSLNTENASSTPYTLKIMTWVAVAFVPIVLMYQSWSYWVFRKRIGVQHIPA